A genomic window from Gracilinanus agilis isolate LMUSP501 chromosome X, AgileGrace, whole genome shotgun sequence includes:
- the PIN4 gene encoding peptidyl-prolyl cis-trans isomerase NIMA-interacting 4 isoform X2 — MEAMEMLKSGVRFNEVASQYSEDKARQGGDLGWMTRGSMVGPFQEAAFALPVSGLDKPVYTDPPVKTKFGYHIIMVEGRK; from the exons ATGGAGGCCATGGAAATGCTGAAGTCTGGAGTGAGATTCAATGAAGTTGCCTCTCAGTACAGTGAAGATAAAGCCAGGCAGGGG GGAGATTTGGGCTGGATGACCAGAGGTTCCATGGTAGGCCCATTCCAAGAAGCAGCCTTTGCCTTGCCTGTCAGTGGCCTAGACAAGCCTGTGTACACAGATCCTCCAGTGAAAACCAAATTTGGGTACCATATTATCATGGTCGAAGGGAGAAAATAA
- the ERCC6L gene encoding DNA excision repair protein ERCC-6-like, whose amino-acid sequence MLYGELHDRLFEYQKEGVAFLYSLYKDKRKGGILADDMGLGKTVQIIAFLSAMFDAEFVRHVLLIMPSSLISTWIKEFAKWTPGMRVATFHGSSKSERTKNLTRIQRKNGVAITTYQMLINNWQQLSQMDGKEFVWDYLILDEAHKIKSSSTKSSRIARCIPVKNRILLTGTPIQNNLYELWSLFDFACQGSLLGTSKTFKIEYENPITRAREKDATTGEKALGFKISENLMTLIKPYFLRRTKEDVQKKRASDKQSILPEKDPGGGDVCEMPSLSRKNEFIIWVRLVPLQEEIYRKFVSLNHIKQLLIETRSPLAELNVLKKLCDHPRLLSARACSLLGLKGSSLSGGDESQLVHSDTRIDQIPHDSLMQESGKVIFLLALLKRLQDEGHQTLVFSQSRKLLDIIERLLKAENFKTLRIDGTVTHLSERQRRIDLFQQSRGVSVFLLTSQVGGVGLTLTAATRVVIFDPSWNPATDAQAVDRVYRIGQKKNVVVYRLITCGTVEEKIYRRQVFKDSLVRQTTGDKKNPFRYFSKQELRELFTMGDFRRSATQLQLHSLHAGHRKTDRELEEHIAYLHTLGIAGISDHDLMFTQDVPEELEEGQSQYIQERVQKAQLLVELESQNNELLMSNIKSGMEEIWWKEPAFSRPKKKGPELNVMRHLSPPVVIDLTQEDSLHSGIANLSITEDVDVPVKQSDVDVPEHKADDELGTTFSSEECQEMEISKTSSNPNDSQVSIDNTQDSVKQLAQEIAKADTEPNPDQLPKDEIALESFLLPISPEKSVELGTPIRSLMGDISACPSAWENSGPNQTRLGKDSLVSSLQNVGDFNLFLEDSPGSGQNLSNLPLEPTERENIPWDLADNPGGESSSVRSPQLDDRSGESELEDEIIHVKTRYKAKKIVSDDEDDSVTEGTMSPLPNPLLTQFSSTPKSNMSQPELFFSEICSSGNNAAISRRSLASRRSLINVILDHVEDMEEDASEPKSTKEYLEEEEEEAAAESSQESEHLEEEPTEETPVFESEPCSSPAPHADSAPGASDKDSQETPEHNPSSAAEATDEYETLVRRGKELKESGKIQEALNCLLKALDIRSTDPQVMLMTLSLYKLLNQT is encoded by the exons ATGCTCTATGGGGAGCTGCACGATCGCCTTTTTGAGTACCAGAAAGAAGGCGTGGCCTTTCTCTATAGCCTATATAAGGACAAAAGAAAAGGTGGCATCCTGGCAGATGACATGGGCTTGGGGAAGACCGTTCAGATCATTGCTTTCCTCTCGGCCATGTTCGATGCTGAATTCGTAAGGCATGTCCTATTGATCATGCCAAGCAGCCTAATCAGCACGTGGATCAAAGAATTTGCAAAGTGGACCCCAGGAATGAGGGTTGCAACCTTTCACGGATCTAGCAAGAGTGAACGTACTAAAAATCTAACTaggattcagaggaagaatggtGTGGCTATTACAACATACCAAATGTTAATCAACAACTGGCAGCAACTTTCCCAAATGGATGGGAAAGAGTTCGTCTGGGACTATCTTATACTTGACGAGGCCCATAAAATTAAAAGCTCATCTACCAAGTCATCAAGAATTGCCCGTTGTATCCCTGTGAAAAATCGTATCCTCCTTACGGGAACACCAATTCAGAATAACTTGTATGAGCTGTGGTCCCTCTTTGACTTTGCCTGTCAGGGATCCTTGCTAGGAACATCCAAGACCTTTAAAATAGAGTATGAAAATCCTATTACTAGGGCAAGGGAGAAAGATGCTACTACCGGAGAGAAGGCCCTGGGGTTCAAGATCTCTGAAAACTTGATGACTCTTATAAAACCCTATTTTCTCCGGAGAACTAAAGAAGATGTCCAGAAGAAACGTGCCAGCGATAAGCAGAGCATTCTTCCGGAAAAGGATCCGGGTGGTGGTGATGTCTGTGAAATGCcttccctttccaggaaaaatgaGTTCATTATTTGGGTGCGTCTAGTGCCTCTGCAAGAAGAAATCTACAGGAAATTTGTATCCCTGAACCACATCAAACAGCTCTTGATAGAAACACGTTCACCTCTGGCTGAGCTGAATGTCTTAAAAAAGTTATGTGATCACCCCAGGTTACTGTCAGCACGGGCCTGCAGTCTGTTAGGTCTCAAAGGAAGTAGCCTCTCTGGTGGGGATGAAAGTCAGTTGGTTCATTCAGATACCCGGATCGATCAGATACCACATGATTCCCTAATGCAAGAATCTGGGAAAGTGATATTCCTCCTGGCTTTGCTTAAGAGATTACAAGATGAAGGACATCAAACTCTGGTGTTTTCCCAATCCCGAAAACTTCTAGACATTATAGAACGCCTGTTAAAGGCAGAAAATTTCAAGACTTTGCGGATCGATGGAACTGTTACTCATCTTTCAGAAAGACAGAGGCGAATTGACTTATTTCAGCAGAGCCGGGGagtctctgtttttctcctcaCTTCCCAAGTAGGCGGAGTAGGCCTTACTTTAACAGCAGCAACTCGAGTGGTCATTTTTGATCCTAGCTGGAATCCTGCAACTGATGCACAAGCAGTAGACCGGGTTTACAgaattggccaaaaaaaaaatgtcgTCGTATATAGACTGATCACCTGTGGCACGgtggaagagaaaatatatagaagACAGGTTTTCAAGGACTCATTAGTAAGACAGAcgactggggataaaaaaaaccctttcagaTATTTTAGCAAACAAGAATTAAGAGAGCTCTTTACAATGGGGGATTTTCGGAGATCTGCGACCCAGCTGCAGCTGCATTCTCTACATGCTGGTCACAGAAAGACTGATAGGGAACTAGAAGAACATATCGCTTACCTGCACACTTTGGGAATCGCCGGAATCTCGGACCATGATTTGATGTTCACACAGGATGTTCCTGAAGAGTTAGAGGAAGGACAATCTCAGTATATTCAAGAAAGGGTTCAAAAGGCTCAACTCCTGGTTGAATTAGAGTCTCAGAATAACGAACTGTTAATGAGCAATATAAAAAGCGGAATGGAGGAAATCTGGTGGAAAGAACCTGCATtttccagaccaaagaaaaaaggCCCAGAATTGAATGTTATGCGTCATCTTTCACCACCTGTCGTCATTGATCTTACGCAGGAAGACTCTCTCCATTCTGGAATTGCAAATCTGAGTATCACTGAAGACGTGGACGTGCCTGTAAAACAATCTGATGTTGACGTGCCTGAACACAAAGCTGATGATGAACTTGGAACTACTTTTTCCAGTGAAGAGTGCCAGGAAATGGAAATATCAAAGACCAGTAGTAATCCCAATGACAGTCAAGTTTCAATAGATAACACTCAAGACAGTGTAAAGCAGTTAGCTCAGGAAATAGCAAAAGCTGATACTGAGCCAAATCCAGATCAACTACCAAAGGATGAGATAGCCCTGGAATCTTTCCTCTTGCCCATCAGTCCGGAGAAGTCTGTGGAACTGGGTACTCCTATTAGAAGCCTGATGGGGGATATATCAGCATGCCCAAGTGCATGGGAGAATTCTGGACCAAATCAGACCAGGTTAGGGAAAGACTCCTTAGTTTCTTCACTACAGAATGTTGGTGATTTCAATCTTTTCTTAGAAGACTCTCCAGGGAGTGGCCAAAATCTTTCTAATCTACCTCTGGAACCCACTGAGAGGGAGAATATCCCGTGGGATTTAGCAGACAATCCTGGAGGCGAAAGTAGTAGCGTCAGGTCTCCACAGCTTGATGATCGCTCTGGAGAAAGTGAACTAGAAGATGAAATAATTCATGTGAAAACAAGATATAAGGCCAAGAAGATTGTTTCCGATGATGAAGATGATTCTGTGACCGAAGGAACGATGTCCCCTTTACCAAACCCATTACTCACACAATTTAGTTCAACTCCGAAAAGCAACATGTCCCAGCCTGAATTGTTTTTCTCTGAAATATGCAGTAGTGGGAATAATGCTGCAATTTCTAGAAGATCCCTGGCTTCTAGGAGGTCTCTTATTAATGTAATTTTAGACCATGTTGAAGATATGGAAGAAGATGCCAGTGAGCCAAAGAGTACCAAGGAGtatttagaagaagaagaagagga agcagcagcagaatCTAGTCAAGAGTCTGAGCACTTGGAAGAAGAACCCACCGAAGAAACCCCAGTGTTCGAGAGCGAGCCCTGCTCTTCGCCTGCGCCTCACGCAGACTCGGCCCCGGGTGCATCCGATAAAGATTCACAAGAGACGCCTGAGCACAACCCAAGTTCAGCTGCAGAGGCAACAGATGAGTACGAGACTCTCGTCAGGCGTGGAAAAGAATTGAAAGAGAGCGGGAAAATCCAGGAAGCACTCAACTGTTTACTGAAAGCCCTTGATATACGAAGTACAGATCCTCAAGTCATGCTCATGACTTTAAGTTTATATAAGCTACTTAATCAAACTTGA